One window of Streptomyces sp. NBC_00273 genomic DNA carries:
- a CDS encoding chaplin: MRRPAQVTRKTLITMAAAGGVLAMGGGYAHADSGASGHAANSPGLLSGNNLQAPVDAPVNACGNTITVVGALNPAFGNHCPNGSGPTKPKPPKPPKPHHPGDDEPCDDHPGNPGNPGNPGNPGNPGNPGNPGNPGNPGNPGNPGNPGNPGNPGNPGNPGNPGNPGNPGNPGNPGNPGNPGNPGNPGNPGNPGNPGNPGTPGNPGTGTPVTHPGPGTGSSNPGLAATGSGDVLTAGLPLAGGLLLAGTVLYRRARNAA; encoded by the coding sequence ATGCGACGACCGGCACAGGTCACCAGGAAGACCCTGATCACCATGGCGGCTGCGGGGGGTGTCCTCGCCATGGGCGGGGGCTACGCACACGCGGACTCCGGCGCCTCGGGGCACGCCGCCAACTCTCCGGGCCTGTTGTCCGGGAACAACCTGCAAGCGCCCGTGGACGCGCCGGTGAACGCCTGCGGGAACACGATCACGGTGGTGGGAGCCCTCAACCCGGCCTTCGGGAACCACTGCCCCAACGGATCCGGCCCCACCAAGCCGAAGCCCCCGAAGCCCCCGAAGCCGCACCACCCGGGCGACGACGAACCGTGCGACGACCACCCGGGTAACCCCGGCAACCCCGGTAACCCTGGGAACCCCGGTAACCCGGGCAACCCCGGCAATCCTGGGAACCCCGGCAACCCCGGCAATCCTGGTAACCCCGGCAACCCGGGCAACCCCGGCAACCCCGGCAATCCTGGGAACCCCGGTAACCCCGGTAACCCCGGGAACCCCGGTAACCCGGGCAACCCGGGCAACCCGGGCAACCCCGGGAACCCCGGGAACCCCGGCAACCCTGGGAACCCCGGTAACCCGGGTAACCCCGGCACCCCGGGCAATCCCGGTACCGGCACCCCCGTCACGCACCCCGGGCCCGGAACCGGGAGCAGCAACCCCGGTCTCGCCGCCACCGGGTCCGGTGACGTCCTCACCGCCGGGCTGCCGCTCGCGGGCGGCCTGCTGCTCGCCGGCACCGTGCTCTACCGGCGGGCCCGCAACGCCGCCTGA
- a CDS encoding ferritin-like domain-containing protein: MLSARSLFQEIVDNDDSFQLFCSIAASGETQGGWENARIAALVPDGMRHLAPKITRHGADEDKHGRIFNALLRKRGLPAVPVPPETDYTMLLERRGIGLAHEKLRREVALTEEDIVVYLAHSRVTEQRAADQMDMLVRYFGDHPEVGKAIHLISHDEDNHLSYCHEELLRLARSGYGRTIQRVLRESALAEISVYRDVSLAVMSHMGRLLHWPAPKAAALAAGIRAMYAYERFSGWHRMVNLRLPERLDALGGAPTPAGGLAYAPRERELRASPGA, from the coding sequence ATGCTCTCTGCCCGCAGCCTGTTCCAGGAGATCGTCGACAACGACGACTCCTTCCAGCTGTTCTGCTCCATCGCCGCCAGCGGGGAGACCCAGGGCGGCTGGGAGAACGCCCGCATCGCGGCCCTGGTGCCGGACGGCATGCGTCACCTCGCGCCCAAGATCACCCGACACGGCGCCGACGAGGACAAGCACGGCCGGATCTTCAACGCCCTGCTCCGCAAGCGCGGCCTGCCCGCCGTCCCGGTACCCCCCGAGACCGACTACACGATGCTGCTGGAGCGCCGCGGCATCGGCCTCGCGCACGAGAAGCTGCGCCGCGAGGTGGCGCTGACCGAGGAGGACATCGTCGTCTACCTCGCGCACAGCCGCGTCACAGAACAGCGCGCCGCCGACCAGATGGACATGCTGGTCAGGTACTTCGGCGACCACCCCGAGGTGGGCAAGGCGATCCACCTGATCAGCCACGACGAGGACAACCACCTCTCCTACTGCCACGAGGAACTGCTGCGCCTGGCCCGCTCCGGATACGGCCGGACCATCCAGCGGGTGCTCCGCGAGAGCGCGCTCGCCGAAATCTCCGTCTACCGGGACGTGAGCCTCGCCGTCATGAGCCACATGGGACGGCTGCTGCACTGGCCCGCCCCGAAGGCGGCCGCGCTGGCCGCCGGCATCCGCGCGATGTACGCGTACGAGCGGTTCAGCGGCTGGCACCGGATGGTGAACCTGCGGCTGCCCGAGCGCCTGGACGCCCTCGGCGGCGCACCGACCCCCGCGGGCGGGCTCGCCTACGCCCCGCGCGAGCGGGAGCTCAGAGCCAGCCCCGGCGCTTGA
- a CDS encoding LLM class F420-dependent oxidoreductase, whose product MRLGINLGYWGAGMDADNLAVAQEADRLGYDVCWAAEAYGSDAPTVLAWVAAQTERIDVGSAILQIPARQPAMTAMTAATLDSLTKGRFRLGLGVSGPQVSEGWYGVKFDKPLARTREYVEIVRKAMTRERLSYEGEHWTLPLPDGPGKPLKLTVHPEREHIPLYIAAIGPKNLEQTGEIADGALLIFPAAEHLEATALTHIRAGREKAGLTMEGFDVCPTVPLALGEDVNALADMFRPYTALYVGGMGSRKQNFYNQLAQRMGYEKEAAEIQDKYLAGDKTGAAEAVPHSLIDSTTLLGPVARIADGMRAYAEAGVTTLTLAPAGFTLDERIAALRAGTEAMELAGLA is encoded by the coding sequence ATGCGGCTCGGCATCAATCTTGGTTACTGGGGCGCGGGCATGGACGCCGACAACCTCGCCGTCGCCCAGGAGGCCGACCGCCTGGGTTACGACGTCTGCTGGGCCGCCGAGGCCTACGGCTCCGACGCCCCGACCGTGCTCGCCTGGGTCGCCGCCCAGACCGAGCGCATCGACGTGGGTTCGGCGATCCTCCAGATCCCGGCCCGCCAGCCCGCCATGACCGCCATGACCGCGGCCACCCTCGACTCGCTGACCAAGGGCCGCTTCCGGCTCGGCCTCGGCGTCTCCGGCCCGCAGGTCTCCGAGGGCTGGTACGGCGTCAAGTTCGACAAGCCGCTGGCCCGCACCCGCGAGTACGTGGAGATCGTCCGCAAGGCCATGACCCGCGAGCGGCTCTCCTACGAGGGCGAGCACTGGACGCTGCCGCTGCCGGACGGCCCGGGCAAGCCGCTCAAGCTGACCGTGCACCCCGAGCGCGAGCACATCCCGCTCTACATCGCCGCCATCGGCCCCAAGAACCTGGAGCAGACCGGCGAGATCGCCGACGGCGCCCTGCTGATCTTCCCGGCCGCCGAGCACCTCGAGGCCACCGCCCTCACCCACATCCGGGCGGGCCGCGAGAAGGCCGGGCTGACCATGGAGGGCTTCGACGTCTGCCCGACCGTGCCGCTGGCCCTCGGCGAGGACGTGAACGCGCTCGCGGACATGTTCCGTCCGTACACCGCCCTGTACGTGGGCGGCATGGGCAGCCGGAAGCAGAACTTCTACAACCAGCTGGCCCAGCGCATGGGCTACGAGAAGGAAGCCGCCGAGATCCAGGACAAGTACCTGGCGGGCGACAAGACCGGCGCCGCCGAGGCCGTCCCGCACTCGCTGATCGACTCGACCACCCTGCTCGGCCCGGTCGCCCGGATCGCCGACGGGATGCGGGCCTACGCGGAGGCCGGGGTCACCACCCTCACGCTCGCCCCGGCCGGGTTCACCCTGGACGAGCGGATCGCCGCCCTGCGCGCCGGCACCGAGGCGATGGAGCTGGCGGGTCTCGCCTGA
- a CDS encoding aldo/keto reductase: MEQRHLGRTGLRVSRIGLGTLTWGRDTGEEAAAEQVKTFWEAGGTLVDTADAYGGGEAEYLLGRLVGGLVPRRDLVIATKAGSVPDPDRRFDGSRGHLLAALDASLDRLGTDYVDLWQVHAFDPATPLEETLQALDLAVSSGRARYAGLAGFCGWQLAKAATWQLAAPGVRTRIASTQMEYSLLQRGVEREVLPAALDLGIGLLPSSPLGRGVLTGKYRDGTPADSRGASESLAALVDPYLDEAAGRIVDAVVTAAQGLAVTPLQVALAWIRDRPGVVAPIVGARTSAQLGAALSVEALSLPEEICRALDDVSVPVHRYPDQDWSTL, encoded by the coding sequence ATGGAGCAGAGGCATCTCGGCCGCACCGGACTGCGCGTCTCCCGGATCGGCCTCGGCACCCTCACCTGGGGCCGCGACACCGGCGAGGAAGCCGCCGCCGAGCAGGTGAAGACGTTCTGGGAGGCGGGCGGCACGCTCGTCGACACCGCCGACGCCTACGGCGGCGGCGAGGCGGAGTACCTCCTCGGGCGGCTGGTGGGCGGGCTGGTCCCGCGCCGGGACCTGGTGATCGCGACCAAGGCGGGCAGCGTGCCGGACCCCGACCGCAGGTTCGACGGCTCGCGCGGGCACCTGCTCGCCGCCCTGGACGCCTCGCTGGACCGGCTGGGCACCGACTACGTCGACCTGTGGCAGGTGCACGCCTTCGACCCCGCGACCCCGCTGGAGGAGACCCTGCAGGCGCTGGACCTGGCGGTGAGCAGCGGCCGGGCCCGGTACGCGGGACTGGCGGGCTTCTGCGGCTGGCAGTTGGCGAAGGCGGCGACCTGGCAGCTCGCGGCCCCCGGGGTGCGCACCCGGATCGCCTCGACGCAGATGGAGTACTCCCTGCTGCAGCGGGGGGTGGAGCGCGAGGTGCTGCCGGCCGCGCTGGACCTCGGGATCGGCCTGCTGCCCTCCTCGCCGCTGGGCCGCGGGGTGCTGACGGGCAAGTACCGGGACGGCACGCCGGCCGACTCCCGGGGCGCCTCGGAGTCGCTGGCCGCCCTGGTGGACCCGTACCTCGACGAGGCGGCGGGGCGGATCGTGGACGCGGTGGTGACGGCGGCCCAGGGTCTGGCCGTGACCCCGCTCCAGGTGGCCTTGGCGTGGATCAGGGACCGGCCGGGGGTGGTGGCGCCGATCGTCGGCGCGCGGACGTCCGCACAGCTCGGGGCGGCACTGTCGGTGGAGGCCCTTAGTCTTCCGGAGGAGATCTGCCGGGCGCTGGACGATGTTTCGGTTCCGGTGCACCGCTACCCCGATCAGGACTGGAGCACGCTGTGA
- the corA gene encoding magnesium/cobalt transporter CorA: MPGVIVDCAIYRDGRRTEGPDDFSDALDEARAAGDAFLWIGMHEPTAKEFDHVSQEFGLHPLAVEDALTAHQRPKLEVYDDSLFVVLKPVQYDEDADTVTAGELMVFIGDSFVVTVRHGEGAPLAAVRHRLEQEPDVLRHGPTAVLYAVSDAVVDHYIEVAAELQADLEELEAEVFAPNASDTKNTAARIYGFKRQVLEFRRATSPLLQPMDRLAFGEVPFVHEHAQPFFRDVADHLTKANEYIEGLDRLLSDALAAHLAQMGLRQNDDMRKISAWAAMAAVPTMVAGIYGMNFDHMPELRHAWGYPAVLVVMAGACLGLHRMFKRRGWL; this comes from the coding sequence ATGCCCGGCGTGATTGTGGACTGCGCGATTTACCGGGACGGCCGCCGCACCGAGGGGCCGGACGACTTCTCGGACGCCCTCGACGAGGCCCGGGCGGCCGGTGACGCCTTCCTGTGGATCGGCATGCACGAGCCGACCGCGAAGGAATTCGACCACGTCAGCCAGGAGTTCGGCCTGCACCCGCTGGCGGTGGAGGACGCGCTGACCGCGCACCAGCGCCCGAAGCTGGAGGTGTACGACGATTCGCTGTTCGTCGTCCTCAAGCCGGTGCAGTACGACGAGGACGCGGACACGGTGACCGCGGGCGAGCTGATGGTCTTCATAGGGGATTCGTTCGTCGTCACGGTCCGGCACGGCGAGGGGGCCCCGCTGGCCGCCGTGCGCCACCGGCTGGAGCAGGAGCCGGACGTGCTGCGGCACGGCCCGACGGCGGTGCTGTACGCGGTGTCCGACGCGGTGGTCGACCACTACATCGAGGTGGCGGCCGAGCTCCAGGCGGACCTGGAGGAGCTGGAGGCCGAGGTCTTCGCGCCGAACGCCTCGGACACCAAGAACACCGCGGCCCGGATCTATGGGTTCAAGCGGCAGGTGCTGGAGTTCCGGCGGGCGACGAGCCCGCTGCTCCAGCCGATGGACCGCCTCGCCTTCGGGGAGGTCCCCTTCGTCCACGAGCACGCGCAGCCGTTCTTCCGCGACGTCGCCGACCACCTGACCAAGGCGAACGAGTACATCGAGGGCCTGGACCGGCTGCTGTCGGACGCGCTCGCCGCGCACCTGGCGCAGATGGGCCTGCGGCAGAACGACGACATGCGCAAGATCTCGGCCTGGGCGGCGATGGCGGCCGTCCCCACGATGGTGGCGGGGATCTACGGGATGAACTTCGACCACATGCCGGAGCTGCGGCACGCCTGGGGCTATCCGGCGGTGCTGGTGGTCATGGCGGGCGCGTGCCTGGGCCTGCACCGGATGTTCAAGCGCCGGGGCTGGCTCTGA
- the chpH gene encoding chaplin ChpH yields MIKKVVAAVAATGGLVLAGAGLAHADAGAQGAAIGSPGVLSGNVVQVPVHIPVNVCGNTISVIGLLNPAFGNTCVNA; encoded by the coding sequence ATGATCAAGAAGGTTGTCGCCGCAGTGGCTGCCACCGGTGGCCTGGTTCTCGCGGGTGCGGGTCTGGCCCACGCCGATGCGGGTGCGCAGGGTGCGGCCATCGGTTCGCCCGGTGTCCTGTCCGGCAACGTGGTGCAGGTTCCCGTTCACATCCCCGTGAACGTCTGCGGCAACACGATCTCCGTCATCGGCCTGCTGAACCCGGCCTTCGGCAACACCTGCGTCAACGCCTGA
- a CDS encoding DUF5703 family protein, with product MPEYEFVDVYVPRGVPRKEATRLLTDHAEYGNWELDRLSLYRDGSRRVRLRRRIIRQVRATW from the coding sequence ATGCCGGAATACGAATTCGTCGATGTGTACGTGCCCCGCGGTGTTCCTCGCAAGGAGGCGACCCGCCTGTTGACCGATCATGCCGAGTACGGGAACTGGGAACTCGACCGGTTGAGCCTGTACCGGGACGGCAGCCGCCGTGTGCGACTGCGCCGCCGGATCATCCGTCAGGTCCGCGCGACCTGGTGA
- a CDS encoding SCO1664 family protein: MPAPERLPAPGVTDTGEKMEELLAQGELTVIGRIRDASNAVLLCSVTYGGVSADCVYKPVKGERPLWDFPDGNLARREVAAYLISEATGWGLVPATVLRDGPYGEGMVQRWIDAEQPDEDAPLGALLGLVDGEEAGEGWKAVALAEVGEGRTALLVHADDPRLRRLAVLDAVINNGDRKGGHLLPAPDGRLYGIDHGVTFHAEDKLRTLLWGWAGEPLTDEAREVLAALADALAEGAPLATRLAELITPVELAAVRDRVEHLLRTGTHPQPSGQWPSIPWPPV; the protein is encoded by the coding sequence GTGCCCGCGCCAGAACGGCTACCGGCGCCAGGCGTGACGGACACGGGGGAGAAGATGGAGGAACTGCTCGCCCAGGGCGAGCTCACCGTCATAGGCCGGATCCGCGACGCGTCCAACGCCGTCCTGCTGTGCAGCGTCACGTACGGCGGCGTGAGCGCCGACTGCGTCTACAAGCCGGTCAAGGGCGAGCGGCCGCTGTGGGACTTCCCCGACGGGAACCTCGCCCGCCGAGAGGTCGCCGCCTACCTGATCTCCGAGGCCACCGGATGGGGCCTGGTCCCCGCCACCGTGCTGCGCGACGGACCGTACGGCGAGGGCATGGTCCAGCGGTGGATCGACGCCGAGCAGCCGGACGAGGACGCCCCGCTGGGCGCGCTCCTCGGGCTCGTCGACGGCGAGGAGGCGGGGGAGGGCTGGAAGGCCGTCGCGCTCGCCGAGGTCGGCGAAGGCCGCACCGCGCTGCTCGTGCACGCCGACGACCCCCGGCTGCGCCGGCTCGCCGTACTCGACGCAGTGATCAACAACGGCGACCGCAAGGGCGGCCACCTGCTGCCCGCGCCCGACGGACGGCTCTACGGCATCGACCACGGCGTGACCTTCCACGCCGAGGACAAGCTGCGCACCCTCCTGTGGGGCTGGGCGGGCGAGCCGCTGACCGACGAGGCCCGCGAGGTGCTCGCCGCGCTGGCCGACGCGCTGGCCGAGGGGGCCCCGCTCGCCACCCGGCTGGCCGAACTGATCACGCCGGTCGAGCTGGCCGCCGTACGGGACCGGGTGGAGCACCTGCTGCGGACCGGCACCCATCCCCAGCCGTCCGGGCAATGGCCGTCGATCCCCTGGCCACCGGTCTGA
- a CDS encoding histidine phosphatase family protein translates to MATLILVRHGRSTANTAGLLAGWTPGVALDERGAEQAAALPGRLAGVPLAAAVTSPLQRCRETLAPLMAARPELELHTDERIGECHYGDWSGRKLSELSDEPLMKIVQQHPSAAAFPGGESMRAMQARAVEAVRDWDARIEQEHGSDAVFLMCSHGDIIKSLVADALGMHLDLFQRIHVDPCSVTAVRYTATRPFVFRLGDTGDFGSLVRRPAAPESVASDKDTEGAGNAVVGGGAGAA, encoded by the coding sequence ATGGCCACGCTGATCCTCGTACGACACGGGCGGTCCACCGCCAACACCGCTGGGCTGCTCGCCGGATGGACCCCCGGAGTGGCCCTCGACGAGCGCGGCGCGGAGCAGGCCGCCGCGCTGCCCGGCCGACTCGCGGGGGTGCCGCTCGCCGCCGCCGTCACCAGCCCGCTCCAGCGCTGCCGGGAGACCCTCGCACCCCTGATGGCCGCCCGGCCGGAGCTGGAACTGCACACCGACGAGCGGATCGGCGAGTGCCACTACGGCGACTGGTCGGGCCGCAAACTGTCCGAGCTCTCCGACGAACCGCTGATGAAGATCGTCCAGCAGCACCCGTCGGCGGCCGCCTTCCCCGGCGGCGAGTCCATGCGCGCCATGCAGGCGCGCGCCGTGGAAGCCGTACGCGACTGGGACGCGCGGATCGAGCAGGAGCACGGCAGCGACGCCGTCTTCCTGATGTGCTCGCACGGCGACATCATCAAGTCCCTTGTCGCGGACGCCCTGGGCATGCACCTGGACCTCTTCCAGCGCATCCACGTCGACCCCTGTTCGGTGACGGCCGTCCGGTACACCGCCACCCGGCCCTTCGTGTTCCGGCTCGGCGACACCGGGGACTTCGGCTCGCTCGTCCGGCGCCCCGCCGCACCGGAGAGCGTCGCATCCGACAAGGACACCGAAGGCGCGGGGAACGCGGTCGTGGGAGGCGGCGCGGGCGCGGCTTGA
- a CDS encoding ATP-dependent RecD-like DNA helicase, with product MSTDPQADTAAAEDPATPEAEPSAAGEAEAAPEDAHGPGPSEADAEAGTDPADEAPLAADATEPEAEPPVSERGGAGESPAGPEAGSEAEAGAEAGAEAGADPEGTAEQAAEAQAAPALSEAQAELAAQKIERERIARRKAEREAPVEAGAKLSGKAADLLAAVRAVESGAKPSAVYFDEAPAAPRKAPATPPPPRPVAPAAVAAPAPSADAVEGVRAVLARGGAPEALAAPAAAALGEDAAGQLTENPWRLLSLPAVRPAQADGFARALLGPDAGPGDERRTTVLVGWLLAQAGLKGHTALEAPVLEKALAQYGVPDPAGALEQAVAEGSVLVFHEPLGPPVGGGAEDAEGAEQPVRVLVGLEGAAMAEESLADGLARLAAGTFDAPGDWERAAGSAPSPSAAELIRAVAGHGLVTHTGGEAARAEPVALAAAARESGLRVCVAAHAPGGGPDPVTVAGLLSGAEGPGRDADGQFALDLLVVLDAPQLDVETAAALVESVPDGARLVLSGDPGVLGSAGAGRVFADVLAARTCPQVISRTPDPGPLGELVSGIGIGELNQVDAPGKEVVIVPVKDAGEAVHRAVQLVGESVPRAFGIPADQVQVITPGHGGSAGTRALNAALKERLNPGPGRFGGFDPGDRVVHVPSAGRALAARVVSADAEGLHLDRAGARVVVPKELVESQVRHGWAVTAHQAVGARWPAVVVVLPGDAAQALSRDWVYTAFGRGERHLSVVHGVDQALPHAVAEVPAKPRTTRLTGLLTALATAGTQPE from the coding sequence GTGAGTACGGACCCTCAGGCCGACACCGCTGCCGCGGAGGACCCGGCCACCCCGGAGGCAGAGCCGTCCGCAGCCGGCGAAGCGGAAGCGGCCCCGGAAGACGCGCACGGGCCCGGCCCGTCCGAGGCAGACGCCGAAGCGGGTACGGACCCGGCCGACGAGGCCCCGCTGGCGGCCGACGCCACGGAACCCGAGGCGGAGCCCCCGGTTTCGGAAAGGGGCGGGGCGGGGGAAAGCCCCGCAGGGCCCGAGGCCGGATCCGAGGCTGAGGCCGGGGCTGAAGCCGGGGCCGAGGCCGGGGCCGATCCCGAGGGCACCGCCGAGCAGGCCGCCGAGGCCCAGGCCGCGCCCGCGCTCTCCGAGGCCCAGGCCGAACTGGCCGCCCAGAAGATCGAGCGGGAGCGGATCGCCCGGCGCAAGGCCGAGCGGGAGGCGCCCGTCGAGGCCGGGGCGAAGCTCAGCGGGAAGGCCGCCGACCTGCTGGCCGCCGTCCGGGCCGTGGAGAGCGGTGCGAAGCCCTCCGCCGTGTACTTCGACGAGGCCCCGGCCGCGCCCCGCAAGGCACCCGCCACGCCCCCGCCGCCGCGGCCCGTCGCCCCCGCTGCGGTGGCCGCGCCCGCGCCCTCCGCCGACGCCGTCGAGGGCGTACGGGCCGTACTGGCCCGCGGCGGCGCCCCCGAGGCCCTGGCCGCCCCCGCCGCGGCGGCCCTGGGCGAGGACGCCGCCGGGCAGCTCACCGAGAACCCCTGGCGCCTGCTGTCGCTCCCCGCCGTACGTCCGGCCCAGGCCGACGGCTTCGCCCGGGCCCTGCTGGGCCCCGACGCGGGTCCCGGGGACGAGCGCCGCACCACCGTCCTGGTGGGCTGGCTGCTGGCCCAGGCCGGGCTGAAGGGGCACACCGCCCTGGAGGCCCCGGTGCTGGAGAAGGCCCTGGCCCAGTACGGCGTACCCGATCCGGCCGGGGCGCTGGAACAGGCCGTCGCCGAAGGCTCGGTCCTGGTCTTCCACGAGCCCCTGGGGCCGCCGGTCGGCGGGGGCGCCGAAGACGCCGAAGGCGCGGAGCAGCCCGTCAGGGTGCTCGTGGGCCTGGAGGGTGCCGCCATGGCCGAGGAGAGCCTGGCCGACGGCCTGGCCCGGCTGGCCGCCGGCACCTTCGACGCCCCCGGGGACTGGGAGCGGGCCGCCGGGTCCGCGCCGAGCCCCTCCGCCGCCGAGCTGATCCGCGCGGTCGCGGGCCACGGCCTGGTCACCCACACCGGCGGCGAGGCCGCCCGCGCCGAACCGGTCGCCCTGGCCGCCGCGGCCCGGGAGTCGGGCCTGCGGGTCTGCGTGGCCGCGCACGCCCCCGGCGGCGGCCCGGACCCGGTGACCGTGGCGGGGCTGCTGTCCGGGGCCGAGGGGCCCGGGCGCGACGCGGACGGGCAGTTCGCACTGGACCTGCTGGTGGTGCTGGACGCGCCGCAGCTGGACGTGGAGACCGCGGCCGCGCTGGTGGAGTCCGTCCCGGACGGGGCCAGGCTGGTGCTCTCCGGGGACCCCGGCGTGCTCGGGTCGGCCGGGGCCGGGCGGGTGTTCGCCGATGTGCTGGCGGCCCGTACCTGCCCGCAGGTGATCTCCCGCACCCCCGACCCGGGCCCCCTCGGCGAGCTCGTCTCCGGGATCGGCATCGGGGAGCTCAACCAGGTGGACGCCCCCGGCAAGGAGGTCGTCATCGTCCCGGTGAAGGACGCCGGAGAAGCGGTGCACCGGGCCGTACAGCTGGTGGGTGAATCGGTGCCGCGGGCCTTCGGGATCCCGGCGGACCAGGTGCAGGTGATCACCCCGGGCCACGGCGGCTCGGCGGGCACCCGGGCGCTGAACGCCGCCCTGAAGGAGCGCCTGAACCCCGGCCCGGGCCGCTTCGGCGGGTTCGACCCCGGTGACCGGGTCGTCCACGTACCGTCCGCCGGGCGGGCGCTGGCGGCCCGGGTGGTGTCGGCCGACGCCGAGGGCCTGCACCTGGACCGGGCGGGCGCACGGGTCGTCGTACCGAAGGAGCTGGTGGAGTCCCAGGTGCGGCACGGCTGGGCGGTGACGGCGCACCAGGCCGTGGGCGCGCGCTGGCCGGCGGTGGTCGTCGTACTGCCGGGTGACGCGGCGCAGGCGCTGTCGCGGGACTGGGTCTACACGGCGTTCGGCCGGGGCGAGCGGCACCTGTCCGTGGTGCACGGGGTCGACCAGGCGCTGCCGCACGCGGTGGCCGAGGTACCGGCGAAGCCGCGTACGACGCGCCTGACGGGCCTGCTGACGGCCCTGGCGACGGCGGGCACGCAACCGGAGTGA
- a CDS encoding DUF3090 domain-containing protein: MPRQVFLYDPPDRFVAGTVGLPGRRTFFLQASAGPRVTSVSLEKTQVAALAERMDELLDEVVRRTGGNAPVPAVAPAEAADTAPLDVPVDEEFRVGTMALAWDGEEQRMIVEAQALVELDADSDEDLAEAEERLLQDEENGPPMLRVRLTGAQARAFAKRALDVVNAGRPPCPLCSLPLDPEGHVCPRQNGYRRQA; this comes from the coding sequence GTGCCCCGTCAGGTGTTCCTCTACGACCCCCCGGACCGCTTCGTGGCCGGCACGGTCGGTCTGCCGGGACGCCGTACGTTCTTCCTGCAGGCCTCCGCCGGACCCCGCGTCACCAGCGTCTCCCTGGAGAAGACCCAGGTCGCAGCGCTGGCCGAGCGGATGGACGAGCTGCTGGACGAGGTCGTACGGCGGACCGGCGGCAACGCGCCGGTCCCGGCCGTCGCCCCCGCCGAGGCCGCCGACACCGCGCCGCTGGACGTCCCGGTCGACGAGGAGTTCCGCGTCGGCACCATGGCCCTGGCCTGGGACGGCGAGGAACAGCGCATGATCGTCGAGGCCCAGGCGCTCGTCGAACTCGACGCCGACTCCGACGAGGACCTCGCCGAGGCCGAGGAACGGCTGCTCCAGGACGAGGAGAACGGCCCGCCGATGCTGCGGGTCCGCCTCACCGGCGCCCAGGCCCGGGCCTTCGCCAAGCGGGCCCTGGACGTCGTCAACGCCGGCCGCCCGCCCTGCCCGCTGTGCAGCCTCCCGCTGGACCCGGAGGGGCACGTGTGCCCGCGCCAGAACGGCTACCGGCGCCAGGCGTGA